A region from the Persephonella sp. genome encodes:
- a CDS encoding CoA-binding protein produces the protein MPVVNSDQEIKEILKTQKRVAVVGISSDPSRPSYFVSEVLQRYGFKLYFVNPKYAGQEILGEKVYRSILDIPDEIDIVDIFRRPVDVPPVAQEAQKKGFKTFWFQPGTVNEDVVKELSQKGYNVITDKCMKVEAMRLLEE, from the coding sequence ATGCCTGTAGTGAACTCAGATCAGGAGATAAAAGAAATTTTAAAAACACAAAAAAGAGTTGCTGTTGTAGGAATATCATCTGACCCATCAAGACCCTCTTATTTTGTTTCTGAAGTTCTTCAGAGATACGGTTTTAAACTTTATTTTGTAAATCCAAAGTATGCAGGGCAGGAGATACTTGGAGAGAAGGTTTACAGGTCTATCCTTGATATACCAGATGAGATTGATATTGTTGATATTTTTAGAAGACCTGTTGATGTCCCGCCTGTTGCACAAGAAGCTCAGAAAAAAGGTTTTAAAACTTTCTGGTTTCAGCCGGGGACTGTGAATGAAGATGTGGTAAAAGAGCTTTCACAAAAAGGTTATAATGTTATCACAGATAAATGTATGAAAGTTGAAGCTATGAGGCTTCTGGAGGAATAA
- a CDS encoding VWA domain-containing protein — MCSITYKSPKTAFFPHIELFGRPARYITKYIPFLMLVLVVILTILSLHPYKTEKLFSEKKVYNIVVCLDVSNSMKEKNKLKIAKMALQEFILKRKPEDRIGILVFDNIPFRLVPLTTDRGKILRLIPKIHPAMVDIGGTSMYDALIDALDMFNPTLKNKIIILLSDGGDINSKNTIDDVILKNRVVKAKIYTIGISSGIHSFALERLSISSGGKPFFVTGDFKKAIKGIFEEINRLEPSYIQEYSYKIEIPVDFYIKISALLVGALIMLKTFYRKE; from the coding sequence TTGTGCTCTATAACCTACAAAAGCCCAAAAACAGCATTTTTTCCTCACATTGAACTTTTTGGCAGACCTGCAAGATACATAACTAAATACATTCCCTTTTTGATGCTTGTTCTTGTGGTTATACTTACAATATTATCTTTGCACCCATACAAAACAGAAAAACTTTTCTCAGAAAAAAAGGTTTACAACATTGTGGTGTGCCTTGATGTGAGCAACTCAATGAAGGAGAAAAACAAACTAAAAATAGCCAAAATGGCACTTCAGGAATTTATCCTCAAAAGAAAACCAGAAGACAGAATAGGAATACTTGTCTTTGACAACATTCCTTTCAGACTTGTTCCTTTGACAACAGATAGGGGAAAGATTTTGAGGCTTATCCCCAAAATACACCCTGCAATGGTTGATATAGGCGGAACATCTATGTATGATGCCCTTATAGATGCCCTTGATATGTTCAATCCTACCTTAAAAAACAAGATAATTATACTCCTTTCAGACGGAGGAGATATAAACAGCAAAAATACCATAGATGACGTGATCCTCAAAAACAGGGTCGTTAAAGCAAAAATCTATACAATCGGGATTAGCAGTGGAATTCATTCATTTGCACTTGAGAGGCTTTCTATTTCTTCAGGGGGAAAACCATTTTTTGTTACAGGAGATTTCAAAAAGGCTATTAAAGGCATATTTGAAGAAATAAACAGGTTAGAACCTTCCTACATACAGGAATACAGCTATAAAATAGAGATACCAGTAGATTTTTATATAAAAATTTCTGCCTTGCTGGTAGGTGCTTTGATAATGTTAAAAACATTTTATAGAAAGGAGTGA